From one Zhongshania sp. R06B22 genomic stretch:
- the argE gene encoding acetylornithine deacetylase, whose translation MANSNSTPSVLSMMTGLVKLPSVSSTMPSCDMGNIHVIEQLAEWLEPLGFQVRIQTIAGNSKKANLIATLGSGSGGLVLAGHTDTVPFNESLWHSDPFTLTERDNKLYGLGSTDMKGFFAIVIEALKPFLGKTLRAPLIILATADEESSMDGARSLVQADVSGARYAVVGEPTGLKPMRAHKGIVMKGITVTGRSGHSSNPLLGNNAMDAMHEVMSGLMELRQELAQKYQHPGFSVPTPTMNFGCIHGGDNPNRICGQCELHFDIRTTPGMNNDELDALIQKILTPVAERRAINIGLRALMPGLAAYEEPADSELVTLVEQLTGHTAGTVGFATEAPFFQQLGMQTIVMGPGSIDQAHQPDEYMALDQIQPTIDVLQKMIERFCGTPIVNP comes from the coding sequence GTGGCAAACTCAAATAGCACTCCCAGTGTTCTGTCTATGATGACAGGGCTTGTTAAACTTCCCTCCGTCAGCTCAACAATGCCGAGCTGTGACATGGGTAATATCCACGTCATTGAACAGCTCGCCGAATGGCTTGAACCTCTGGGTTTTCAGGTCCGCATCCAAACCATTGCCGGCAACAGCAAAAAAGCCAATTTAATTGCCACTCTCGGCAGCGGCAGCGGGGGCCTAGTCTTGGCCGGACATACCGATACCGTGCCGTTTAACGAGTCGCTCTGGCATAGCGATCCCTTTACGCTCACCGAGCGTGACAACAAGCTTTACGGCCTTGGAAGCACTGACATGAAGGGCTTCTTCGCCATTGTCATCGAGGCACTCAAACCCTTCTTAGGCAAGACACTGCGCGCGCCCTTAATTATTTTGGCGACCGCAGATGAAGAAAGCAGCATGGATGGCGCACGCTCACTGGTTCAAGCCGACGTTTCTGGCGCGCGTTATGCCGTGGTCGGCGAACCAACTGGACTTAAACCCATGCGCGCCCACAAGGGCATCGTGATGAAAGGAATTACGGTTACCGGGCGCTCCGGCCACTCGTCAAACCCCTTATTGGGCAACAACGCCATGGACGCCATGCACGAAGTCATGAGCGGGCTCATGGAACTGCGGCAAGAACTGGCGCAGAAATATCAGCATCCCGGCTTTAGCGTGCCCACACCGACGATGAATTTCGGCTGTATTCACGGTGGCGACAACCCAAACCGTATTTGCGGCCAATGTGAACTGCATTTTGATATCCGCACCACCCCGGGGATGAACAACGACGAACTCGACGCCTTAATACAAAAAATACTCACGCCTGTGGCCGAACGTCGCGCTATCAATATTGGTTTACGCGCATTGATGCCCGGCTTAGCGGCCTATGAAGAACCCGCCGATTCAGAGCTCGTTACCCTTGTCGAACAGCTCACCGGGCATACTGCCGGCACCGTCGGCTTCGCGACTGAAGCGCCATTTTTTCAGCAATTAGGCATGCAAACTATTGTGATGGGGCCGGGTTCTATAGACCAAGCCCACCAGCCCGACGAGTATATGGCGCTAGATCAAATACAACCGACAATTGACGTTTTACAGAAAATGATTGAGCGATTTTGTGGCACCCCAATTGTAAATCCCTAA
- the rpmG gene encoding 50S ribosomal protein L33 — protein sequence MAKKGASDKIRLVSSAGTGHFYTTTKNKRNTPDKFEFSKYDPVVRKHVMYKEAKIK from the coding sequence ATGGCTAAGAAAGGCGCGAGCGACAAAATCCGTTTGGTTTCTAGTGCGGGTACTGGTCACTTTTACACGACCACTAAGAACAAGCGTAACACTCCGGATAAATTTGAATTTTCAAAATACGATCCAGTGGTACGTAAGCACGTGATGTACAAAGAAGCTAAAATCAAGTAA
- a CDS encoding inorganic phosphate transporter, translated as MSIIAEHGQLLLILACLFGFFMAWGVGANDVANAMGTSVGAKALTIKQAILIAIVFEFCGAYLAGGEVTETIRKGIINPEYIADSPDLLVFGMLASLLAAGIWLFVASMMGWPVSTTHSIVGALVGFAAVGIDTDAVAWGKVGQIVASWVVSPVLAGTLSFGLFLSAQRFILNAPDPFAAAKKYIPYYLFLVGFIIAMVTMTKGLKHIGLGLNFKECIILSVGIGILVSGVGQLFLRRIKDVTAGDGRSRFASVESMFAVLMVFTACAMAFAHGSNDVANAIGPVAAIVSVIQSGGEIGAKSGLPSWVLLIGAGGIVFGLATYGFKVIATIGTKITELTPSRGFAAELGAASTVVLASGSGLPISTTHTLVGAVLGVGLARGIAALNLSVIRNIFMSWIITLPAGAGLSIVFFFIFKAIFS; from the coding sequence ATGTCAATTATTGCTGAACACGGGCAACTATTGCTAATTTTAGCTTGTTTGTTTGGTTTCTTCATGGCCTGGGGTGTTGGCGCCAACGATGTGGCCAACGCAATGGGAACCTCGGTGGGAGCCAAGGCGCTCACCATCAAACAGGCGATTTTGATCGCAATTGTATTTGAGTTTTGCGGTGCCTATTTGGCTGGCGGTGAGGTCACCGAGACCATTCGCAAGGGCATTATTAATCCAGAATATATCGCTGATAGCCCCGATTTGCTGGTCTTTGGTATGCTGGCCTCCCTGCTCGCCGCTGGAATCTGGTTGTTTGTGGCAAGCATGATGGGCTGGCCGGTGTCTACTACCCACTCGATTGTCGGCGCCTTAGTCGGCTTTGCCGCTGTAGGGATAGACACCGACGCTGTCGCTTGGGGCAAGGTCGGACAGATTGTTGCAAGCTGGGTGGTCTCGCCGGTGCTCGCAGGCACCCTGTCCTTTGGTTTATTCCTCAGCGCCCAACGATTTATTCTTAATGCCCCCGACCCCTTTGCCGCCGCTAAAAAATACATCCCGTATTATCTGTTTTTAGTCGGTTTTATCATCGCCATGGTTACCATGACCAAGGGACTCAAACACATCGGTTTAGGCCTGAACTTCAAAGAATGCATAATACTCTCCGTGGGTATCGGCATATTAGTATCCGGTGTCGGTCAACTTTTTCTGCGTCGCATCAAAGATGTGACGGCAGGCGATGGTCGCTCACGCTTTGCCAGTGTAGAGAGTATGTTTGCGGTACTAATGGTCTTTACGGCCTGCGCGATGGCCTTCGCCCACGGTTCAAACGATGTGGCCAATGCGATCGGTCCAGTAGCGGCTATTGTCAGCGTTATCCAATCTGGCGGTGAAATTGGCGCCAAGTCCGGACTACCAAGCTGGGTATTGCTGATTGGCGCCGGCGGTATTGTTTTCGGCCTAGCAACTTACGGCTTTAAGGTTATAGCCACCATCGGCACCAAAATTACCGAGCTAACGCCTAGCCGCGGCTTTGCCGCTGAACTCGGTGCGGCCTCAACCGTGGTGCTAGCGTCCGGTAGCGGCTTGCCCATTTCGACGACCCATACATTGGTTGGTGCGGTGCTTGGTGTTGGTTTAGCTCGCGGTATTGCCGCCTTAAATCTAAGCGTTATCCGCAATATTTTCATGTCGTGGATCATCACTCTGCCTGCCGGCGCCGGACTATCGATCGTGTTCTTCTTCATCTTCAAAGCAATTTTTAGCTAA
- the glnE gene encoding bifunctional [glutamate--ammonia ligase]-adenylyl-L-tyrosine phosphorylase/[glutamate--ammonia-ligase] adenylyltransferase gives MPLPSQYRSLNILAQELPPALAADVEIQWQSLYERCDQGQRDWYRAFVESEHRQELLVAFSCSPALVELCLRKPAWLADFVLNKQLHSHLPDDAWHTELRELCAECESAEDLATVLRDFRNRHWLRIVWRDLNRLAEMEETVRDLSALADACVEVALAFLHQQLVAERGEPRSAEGIPQQLVVIAMGKLGARELNLSSDIDLIFTYPEPGSTVGGPRSDDNQAFFIRLGQRLIQALDARTADGFVFRVDMRLRPYGQSGPLVISFDALEEYYQDQGRDWERYALIKARCIAGDTKEGDRLLQLLRPFVYRRYLDFSAVESLRDMKLMIQREVVRRQLQDNIKLGSGGIREIEFIAQCFQLIRGGQELNLQALQLQVILAELGSMAYLPEPVVDELQAAYKFLRNTEHAIQAWRDEQTQQLPDADNALLALSFAMGFGGDVAAFQDVLALHRQRVAAHFGHVIAPPEVEPDDQQHLSKNRWRAMLDDLDRDLVRQTLEEAGFDDADEAARLLVALLNGASVLRMQGRSRDRLYEFLPLILEDLCDADSPAETLLRLIPLIEAVLRRTAYLVLLMENPAARKRLVVLCEASPWIARQLAAQPVLLDELLDANSLFSVPEKAGLSSELRQRLLRIDSDDLEAQMEALRHFRLAHVLRVAASEVTGSLPLMKVSDYLTYIAEVVLDAVLDVAWQNLLDKYGSPVPAGDDQRHFVILAYGKLGGLELGYGSDLDLVFMHDLPSSYVSDGKRPLDAATFFTRLGQRIIHILTAATRLGPLYEVDMRLRPSGNSGLLVSSFTAFKDYQNSQAWTWEHQALVRVRAVAGDALLAQKFEALRGEILCKPRDIAMLRDEVVNMRQKMRDHLMSASDKNAEFDIKQGSGGIVDIEFMVQYAVLAWSQQHPPLTHYTDNIRILESLAEQGLISAADTRTLIDAYKAFRSQAHRLSLQEQKGLIAETALGTEREIVSRFWQQLMLSP, from the coding sequence ATGCCGCTGCCCAGCCAATATCGTAGTCTTAATATTTTGGCTCAAGAGCTCCCGCCCGCCTTAGCGGCTGATGTCGAAATACAATGGCAAAGTCTGTATGAGCGTTGCGATCAAGGGCAGCGTGATTGGTATCGTGCATTTGTCGAATCTGAGCACCGCCAGGAATTGCTTGTCGCATTTTCCTGTAGTCCGGCTTTGGTAGAGTTATGCCTGCGCAAGCCAGCCTGGCTTGCCGATTTTGTGTTGAATAAGCAGCTCCACTCACATCTCCCTGACGATGCCTGGCATACAGAGCTGCGCGAGTTATGCGCTGAATGTGAAAGTGCGGAGGACTTGGCGACAGTCTTGCGAGATTTTCGTAATCGTCACTGGCTTCGGATTGTCTGGCGCGATCTTAATCGTCTGGCCGAGATGGAAGAGACGGTTCGGGATTTATCTGCGCTTGCGGACGCCTGCGTCGAGGTGGCACTGGCATTTTTGCATCAGCAGTTAGTAGCCGAACGAGGAGAACCGCGCTCGGCTGAGGGTATTCCGCAACAGCTGGTCGTTATTGCCATGGGTAAGTTGGGGGCCAGGGAGTTAAACCTGTCTTCTGACATTGATCTTATTTTTACTTATCCCGAGCCGGGCAGCACCGTGGGTGGTCCGCGCAGCGATGACAATCAAGCATTCTTCATTCGGCTCGGGCAGCGTTTAATTCAGGCCTTAGATGCTCGTACCGCCGATGGCTTTGTATTTCGGGTAGATATGCGTCTGCGGCCCTATGGGCAGAGTGGGCCGCTGGTCATCAGCTTTGATGCCTTGGAAGAGTATTACCAAGATCAGGGGCGTGACTGGGAGCGTTACGCACTCATTAAGGCGCGGTGTATCGCCGGCGATACTAAAGAGGGCGACCGCCTGCTTCAGCTCTTGCGTCCCTTCGTCTATCGTCGTTATTTGGATTTCTCTGCCGTCGAGTCGCTGCGCGATATGAAACTGATGATTCAGCGCGAGGTCGTGCGGCGTCAGCTTCAAGATAATATAAAGTTGGGCTCTGGCGGCATTCGTGAAATTGAATTTATCGCCCAGTGTTTTCAATTAATACGTGGTGGCCAAGAGCTGAATTTGCAGGCATTACAGTTGCAAGTGATTCTTGCTGAGCTTGGAAGCATGGCCTATCTTCCCGAGCCTGTGGTTGATGAATTGCAGGCGGCGTATAAATTTTTAAGAAATACCGAGCATGCCATTCAAGCTTGGCGCGATGAGCAGACCCAACAGTTGCCGGATGCCGACAACGCGCTGCTTGCCTTAAGTTTCGCTATGGGTTTTGGCGGTGACGTTGCCGCCTTTCAGGATGTTTTAGCTCTGCACCGCCAGCGCGTCGCTGCGCATTTTGGCCATGTTATTGCCCCGCCAGAGGTCGAGCCCGATGACCAACAGCATCTGAGCAAGAATCGTTGGCGAGCTATGCTCGATGATCTCGACCGCGACCTAGTGCGGCAAACGCTGGAGGAAGCTGGCTTTGATGACGCCGACGAGGCTGCCCGCCTATTGGTTGCGTTACTCAATGGCGCTAGCGTATTGCGTATGCAGGGTAGGAGTCGAGATCGTTTATACGAGTTTTTGCCGCTTATATTGGAAGACTTGTGCGATGCTGACTCGCCTGCAGAGACCTTGCTGCGCTTGATTCCGCTTATTGAAGCGGTGCTTCGCCGTACTGCTTATTTAGTGTTGTTAATGGAGAACCCTGCCGCGCGCAAGCGCTTGGTAGTGCTGTGTGAAGCGAGCCCCTGGATCGCGCGGCAGCTAGCAGCTCAGCCAGTACTGCTGGATGAGCTGCTAGACGCAAATAGCTTGTTCTCGGTGCCCGAAAAAGCGGGTCTGAGCAGCGAGCTTAGGCAGCGCTTATTGCGTATTGATAGCGATGATTTGGAAGCGCAAATGGAAGCCCTCCGCCATTTCCGTTTGGCCCATGTGCTGCGTGTTGCGGCGTCCGAAGTGACGGGTAGCTTACCGTTGATGAAAGTGAGTGATTACCTAACTTATATCGCTGAGGTGGTTTTAGACGCGGTGTTAGATGTTGCGTGGCAGAACTTACTTGATAAATACGGCAGCCCCGTGCCGGCAGGTGATGATCAGCGTCACTTTGTGATTTTGGCTTATGGCAAACTGGGGGGGCTTGAACTCGGGTATGGCTCAGATCTAGATTTGGTGTTTATGCACGATCTGCCGTCTAGTTATGTAAGTGACGGCAAGCGACCATTGGACGCCGCCACGTTTTTTACCCGCCTTGGTCAGCGTATTATTCATATTTTGACGGCGGCGACTCGTCTCGGCCCCTTGTATGAGGTCGATATGCGTTTGCGGCCATCGGGTAATTCGGGCTTATTGGTGTCGTCGTTTACGGCGTTTAAAGACTATCAAAACAGCCAAGCTTGGACTTGGGAGCATCAGGCCTTGGTGCGGGTGCGGGCGGTGGCTGGCGATGCATTATTAGCACAAAAATTCGAAGCATTGCGGGGGGAGATCCTCTGTAAACCGCGTGATATCGCAATGCTGAGAGATGAAGTTGTAAATATGCGCCAGAAAATGCGTGATCATCTTATGTCCGCTAGCGATAAAAATGCGGAATTTGATATTAAACAGGGTTCTGGAGGTATCGTTGATATTGAATTTATGGTGCAATATGCCGTTTTAGCATGGTCACAACAGCACCCACCGCTTACTCATTACACTGATAACATTCGCATACTTGAATCCTTGGCTGAACAAGGCCTGATTTCGGCAGCGGATACCCGGACACTGATTGACGCTTACAAGGCGTTCCGCAGTCAGGCGCATCGCCTAAGCTTACAAGAGCAAAAAGGGTTGATAGCCGAAACGGCATTAGGTACCGAGCGGGAAATTGTCAGCCGTTTCTGGCAGCAACTGATGTTGTCTCCATAA
- a CDS encoding histidine phosphatase family protein, translating to MTKGKIYFVRHGQTYANIDKVWHGQTDTELSPDGYEQTRKLGAYFSNYIHPDVIYSSPLQRARITAEAIATSFGLTVTHDPRLMELDLGDWEGVTFESLRQEDNNAMAELVNNPDYCSPNGESQNVVKLRMVEAIDDITAKHQNENIIIVSHGVAISIAIAHYLDNDTTQWPKYSKSNTAFSELCLSTKQLLRFNETHHLEP from the coding sequence ATGACAAAAGGAAAAATCTACTTTGTTCGCCACGGCCAAACCTACGCCAATATAGACAAAGTGTGGCATGGCCAAACAGATACTGAGCTAAGTCCTGACGGCTACGAACAAACACGTAAGTTAGGTGCCTATTTTTCCAACTATATACACCCAGATGTAATTTACTCTAGCCCTCTTCAGCGCGCTCGTATTACCGCAGAGGCAATCGCAACGTCCTTTGGCTTAACGGTGACTCATGACCCGAGACTGATGGAGCTGGATCTTGGCGACTGGGAAGGGGTGACGTTTGAGTCGCTGAGGCAAGAAGATAATAATGCGATGGCTGAATTAGTGAACAACCCGGATTATTGCTCACCAAACGGCGAGTCCCAAAATGTTGTAAAACTGCGGATGGTGGAAGCAATAGACGATATCACTGCAAAACACCAAAATGAAAATATTATTATTGTCTCCCACGGCGTTGCCATCAGTATTGCTATAGCACATTACTTAGATAACGATACGACTCAATGGCCGAAATACAGTAAAAGTAATACTGCTTTTTCAGAGTTATGCTTAAGCACCAAGCAGCTTTTGCGCTTTAACGAAACCCACCACCTTGAACCATAA
- a CDS encoding branched-chain amino acid transaminase translates to MSMADRDGLIWFDGEMVPWRDAKVHVLTHTLHYGMGVFEGVRAYQTKDRGTCIFRMQEHTDRLFRSAHIMRMDMSVTKEQVNEAQRAVVRENGLDEAYLRPMCFYGSEGMGLRADNLKMHVIVAAWDWPSYMSPEARDKGIKVRCSSYTRHHVNISMCKAKANGHYINSMLALREALDSGCEEALLLDNEGYVAEGSGENIFIVRNGKLYTPELTSCLDGITRNTIFEFAKELGLTVEEKRITRDEIYIADEAFFTGTAAEVLPIRELDGRKIGSGSRGPVTNLLQNMYFDQVKGRREEFPEWLTPIS, encoded by the coding sequence ATGTCTATGGCTGATCGTGACGGCCTGATTTGGTTCGACGGTGAAATGGTTCCTTGGCGCGATGCCAAAGTTCACGTTTTGACTCATACACTGCACTACGGGATGGGTGTTTTTGAAGGCGTACGCGCCTATCAAACCAAAGACCGTGGCACCTGTATTTTCCGCATGCAGGAACACACCGACCGCTTATTCCGCTCTGCACATATTATGCGTATGGACATGAGTGTCACCAAAGAACAGGTCAATGAAGCGCAGCGCGCTGTTGTCCGTGAAAATGGTTTAGATGAAGCTTACCTGCGGCCAATGTGTTTCTACGGCTCAGAGGGCATGGGGCTGCGCGCCGACAACCTAAAAATGCATGTCATTGTTGCCGCATGGGATTGGCCTAGCTATATGAGCCCTGAGGCTCGCGACAAGGGCATTAAAGTGCGGTGCTCGTCTTATACCCGCCACCACGTCAATATTTCAATGTGTAAGGCGAAGGCCAACGGTCACTACATTAACTCGATGCTGGCCTTGCGCGAAGCGTTAGACAGCGGCTGTGAAGAAGCGCTGTTGCTGGATAATGAAGGCTATGTGGCAGAAGGCAGTGGCGAGAATATCTTTATTGTTCGCAATGGCAAACTGTACACCCCTGAGCTAACGAGCTGCTTAGATGGTATTACTCGTAACACCATTTTCGAATTTGCCAAGGAGCTGGGTTTGACGGTGGAAGAGAAGCGCATCACCCGCGATGAAATTTATATCGCAGATGAGGCTTTCTTTACTGGTACCGCGGCGGAAGTACTGCCGATTCGTGAATTAGATGGCCGAAAAATTGGGTCGGGTTCACGTGGGCCGGTGACTAACTTGCTGCAAAATATGTATTTCGATCAAGTGAAGGGGCGTCGTGAAGAGTTCCCCGAGTGGTTGACACCAATTAGTTAA
- the acuI gene encoding acrylyl-CoA reductase (NADPH) — MFSGIVINKDEADQSVAVAQIDEAQLPEGNVTIDVEYSTMNYKDGLAITGSSPVVRKFPMVPGIDLAGVVSESSHAEYKTGDKVVLNGWGVGEGHWGGLAQKARLNGDWLVALPSEFTTRQAMAIGTAGYTASLCVEALIKQGVKPEQGEVLVTAATGGVGSVAIALLAKAGFNVVAATGKASEADYLKQLGATSVIDRAELGLRGKPLQKERWAGVVDAAGSQTLVNACAQTRYGGAVAACGLAQGYDFPATVMPFILRGVSLLGIDSVMAPKASRMLAWGRLARDLDVNLLELIVKDINLSDAIGVATQMMEGTLRGRVVVDVNK; from the coding sequence ATGTTTTCTGGAATTGTCATTAATAAAGACGAAGCTGATCAGTCGGTTGCGGTCGCCCAAATTGACGAGGCGCAATTACCCGAGGGCAATGTGACGATCGATGTGGAGTATTCCACGATGAACTATAAAGACGGGCTGGCAATTACCGGCAGCTCACCGGTGGTGCGTAAATTTCCGATGGTTCCCGGTATTGATTTAGCCGGAGTGGTGTCAGAAAGCAGCCATGCAGAATATAAAACAGGCGACAAAGTGGTCTTGAATGGCTGGGGTGTCGGTGAAGGCCACTGGGGTGGCTTGGCTCAAAAAGCGCGATTGAATGGTGATTGGCTGGTGGCGCTACCCTCTGAGTTCACCACGCGACAGGCAATGGCGATTGGTACTGCTGGATATACCGCCAGCCTGTGTGTAGAGGCATTAATCAAGCAGGGTGTTAAGCCAGAGCAGGGTGAAGTGCTTGTCACTGCGGCAACCGGCGGCGTAGGTAGTGTTGCTATCGCCTTGTTGGCCAAAGCCGGCTTTAACGTGGTTGCGGCCACGGGGAAAGCTAGCGAAGCAGATTATCTCAAACAGCTTGGTGCCACCTCAGTTATTGATCGCGCAGAACTGGGCTTGCGCGGCAAGCCTTTGCAGAAAGAGCGCTGGGCCGGGGTGGTTGATGCCGCGGGTAGCCAGACCTTGGTAAATGCCTGCGCACAAACCCGTTACGGCGGCGCCGTTGCCGCCTGCGGCCTGGCGCAGGGCTATGATTTTCCCGCTACCGTCATGCCCTTTATATTGCGCGGTGTTTCACTGCTGGGAATCGATAGTGTGATGGCACCGAAGGCGTCACGAATGCTGGCTTGGGGGCGTCTTGCGCGCGATTTGGATGTCAACTTGCTTGAGCTGATTGTGAAAGACATCAACCTGTCTGATGCCATTGGCGTGGCAACGCAAATGATGGAAGGCACCTTACGCGGTCGAGTGGTTGTAGACGTTAATAAATAA
- a CDS encoding GspE/PulE family protein: MHSNLSKTGPLDAAPIIRQLVDDGLLDAAVAKRVRPNPPRIGDRIQHVLNYLAAEQLPDASRSGRVLGMDRLLEWLAGHCDQLPQRIDPLKIDVPAVTGVMSYAFAQRHRILALAVSPQEVVIAGSEPFVSGWEKDLQQVLRRPIRRVIADPDAIDRFTVEFYSLAKSVRGASGDSRRGGQANTNLEQLLEISNLKDLDANDGHVVNIVDWLLQYAYDQRASDIHIEPRREHGNVRFRIDGVLYNVYELPASVLTAVVSRLKILGRMDVAEKRRPQDGRLKTKNAGGDEIELRLSTLPTAFGEKMVMRIFDPEVLLRSFEELGLRGEDRQRWDGMIRSPHGIVLVTGPTGSGKTTTLYSSLKQIATSEVNVCTIEDPIEMVEDAFNQMQVQHNINLDFAGGVRALLRQDPDIIMIGEIRDLETAEMAIQAALTGHLVISTLHTNDAPSAVTRLLELGVPAYLIRATVLGVMAQRLVRSLCPHCKETVALDETAWTTLTAPWKVSPPAHIYHAPGCLECRNTGFYGRQGIYEILPVEGQVQAAIADDVELDKLRRMAMKNGMRTLRLSGAQKVARGETTIAEVLRVAPPVQTG; the protein is encoded by the coding sequence ATGCACAGTAATCTCAGTAAAACCGGCCCACTTGACGCGGCCCCAATCATTCGCCAGCTGGTGGACGACGGGCTCTTGGACGCTGCCGTCGCTAAGCGGGTACGCCCGAATCCACCGCGTATTGGCGACCGAATCCAGCATGTACTGAATTATCTTGCTGCAGAGCAATTGCCGGATGCCAGCCGCTCCGGACGTGTGCTTGGCATGGATCGACTACTGGAATGGTTGGCGGGGCATTGTGACCAGCTACCGCAGCGTATCGACCCCTTGAAAATAGACGTACCGGCGGTCACTGGGGTGATGTCGTATGCCTTTGCACAGCGTCATCGGATATTGGCCTTGGCAGTTTCTCCACAGGAAGTGGTCATTGCTGGCAGCGAGCCCTTTGTTAGCGGCTGGGAAAAGGATTTGCAGCAAGTGTTGCGTCGACCCATTCGGCGGGTAATTGCCGATCCCGACGCTATAGACCGTTTTACCGTCGAATTTTACAGTCTGGCAAAGTCAGTGCGCGGTGCAAGTGGTGACAGTCGTCGCGGCGGCCAGGCTAATACCAATCTTGAACAATTACTCGAAATCAGCAATTTAAAAGATCTAGACGCCAACGATGGTCACGTTGTTAATATCGTCGACTGGTTGTTGCAGTATGCCTACGACCAGCGTGCCAGTGACATTCATATAGAGCCGCGCCGTGAACACGGCAATGTTCGCTTTCGTATTGATGGTGTTTTATACAACGTCTATGAGCTGCCCGCGTCGGTGCTGACGGCGGTGGTGAGCCGTTTAAAAATACTCGGTCGTATGGATGTGGCGGAGAAGCGTCGACCTCAAGATGGGCGCTTAAAAACCAAAAATGCTGGCGGTGACGAGATCGAGTTAAGGCTGTCGACGCTACCCACCGCATTCGGTGAAAAAATGGTGATGCGGATATTCGACCCCGAAGTGCTATTGCGCAGCTTTGAAGAGCTGGGCTTGCGCGGTGAAGACCGCCAGCGCTGGGACGGTATGATCCGCTCTCCCCACGGGATTGTATTAGTGACGGGGCCGACGGGCTCGGGTAAGACCACCACCCTATACTCTAGCCTGAAACAGATCGCCACCAGCGAAGTAAATGTTTGTACGATTGAAGACCCGATTGAAATGGTGGAAGACGCCTTTAATCAAATGCAGGTACAGCACAATATTAATCTGGATTTTGCCGGCGGTGTGCGCGCCTTGCTCAGGCAAGACCCGGATATCATCATGATTGGTGAGATCCGTGATTTAGAAACCGCCGAGATGGCGATTCAAGCTGCCTTGACGGGACACCTGGTTATTTCGACGCTACATACCAACGATGCCCCCTCGGCAGTAACGCGCTTACTGGAACTTGGCGTGCCCGCGTATTTGATTCGTGCCACGGTGCTGGGCGTGATGGCGCAGCGCTTAGTAAGAAGTTTATGCCCACATTGTAAAGAGACTGTGGCGCTCGATGAAACCGCGTGGACAACCTTAACCGCGCCCTGGAAAGTCAGTCCACCGGCACATATTTATCATGCACCGGGTTGTTTGGAATGTCGCAATACCGGTTTTTATGGCCGGCAGGGTATATACGAAATATTGCCGGTTGAGGGCCAGGTTCAAGCTGCGATAGCCGATGATGTGGAATTGGATAAATTGCGCCGCATGGCCATGAAAAACGGCATGCGTACCCTTAGGCTGAGTGGGGCGCAAAAAGTCGCGCGCGGTGAAACCACCATCGCCGAAGTCTTGCGAGTAGCGCCGCCGGTGCAAACTGGCTGA
- a CDS encoding TIGR00153 family protein, with protein sequence MPVNSLGSLFGKSPFAPIQEHMQRAQACAAALKPFIHAAQEGDWTKAQEAHRLIVHLENEADKLKKQVRLQLPSNLFLPVPRPDLLDLVRMQDRIANCSKDIAGLMLGRKMKFPDSLTKLMSQYVDLAIATSAQAMKAIEELDELLETGFRGREVALVEVMIEELDRLEHSADNLQIDIRAALYAIEKDLPPVDVMFLYQTINLIGELSDRSQKVGSRLQIVIAR encoded by the coding sequence GTGCCCGTAAATTCACTTGGTAGCTTGTTTGGAAAATCTCCATTTGCGCCGATTCAAGAGCATATGCAGCGGGCCCAAGCCTGCGCCGCCGCACTAAAACCCTTCATTCATGCCGCCCAAGAGGGTGATTGGACCAAGGCCCAAGAGGCACATCGACTCATTGTTCACCTTGAAAATGAAGCCGACAAGCTCAAAAAGCAAGTCCGACTGCAATTACCGAGTAATCTTTTTCTTCCCGTCCCGCGTCCAGACTTACTCGACTTGGTAAGAATGCAGGATCGTATTGCCAACTGTAGTAAGGATATTGCCGGGCTGATGCTGGGTCGGAAAATGAAATTTCCTGACTCACTCACCAAACTCATGAGCCAATACGTCGATTTGGCTATTGCTACCTCGGCTCAGGCCATGAAAGCCATTGAAGAACTCGATGAACTACTGGAGACCGGGTTTCGCGGCCGCGAAGTCGCCCTAGTCGAGGTTATGATCGAAGAACTGGATCGTCTGGAGCATTCCGCCGACAATCTTCAAATCGACATACGCGCAGCTTTGTACGCTATTGAAAAAGATCTACCTCCTGTTGACGTCATGTTTCTGTATCAAACTATTAACTTGATCGGTGAACTGTCTGATAGATCACAAAAAGTTGGCTCGCGACTACAAATCGTCATTGCCCGCTAG